From Mauremys mutica isolate MM-2020 ecotype Southern chromosome 17, ASM2049712v1, whole genome shotgun sequence, one genomic window encodes:
- the LOC123351987 gene encoding sialic acid-binding Ig-like lectin 11, whose translation MRLFVAFTEVLTTVEHRFGAWEISTERWDHIVMHVRDDGQQLQNFRMRKATFMRVCLSQPEAPAMGRALLLQQDAGEQELLAQGPPWRAGAPVPPAVTLRVLILALLWRGSLAQQSGFTLTVPQSVSVQEGLCVLVPCTFTYPASYDTKNSSARLYRYWYKDPADVGRNPPAASSDPRRGVSQETQGRFQLAENPARGDCSLQISDARRMDVGRYFLRVEGDFSYNYISTTDRTDLTLTISVPGLTEEPEIQISPARGLPGTLLAGEPVTVSCTAPGRCSGPPPRVTWTGPFSDTAQNVSAQLVNGTWAHSSALNFTPGLGDHSKELVCNVTYRPPRGPSTRRTVRLHVVCPSPTQNVYTDLGGNVRPATRDPQPEPSEPDPTDPGYPPGPLNITGTLTRNGRPVPEAWGAEGDVVSLETQEGDSLSLSCEAGSRPEATLSWAKGNESLSPGQGGAGHLELLNLSPGDAGEYRCWAKNSYGSASRALRVHVQNPSTLVANGSQLTAREGDSLRFLCSVASSPPAVLGWVRGGRAVEGTRPTGENQLWLELPNVTAEDGGLYGCWAQNKESSAQGTFQLLVEYSPRPGTGLNLSCQRQGPSISCSCSLRSQPPPRLQWQVDGEPLAGNDSRGALQVSSWAQGDEAISTLSWMGIGDGGSQIFCFGSNSHGTFAALHFELSPLQRGAEEPGKLLGLGVACGLGVAVGFFLLGLCVIKLRGREPEPPSAEAGETANGSQAKHMANDTSLIYINVPTIPMDHKTPAKGVQDGAAAAQAPLGPGEPDELHYAAIDFSKLQHKAGEPREALATEYSTIRWK comes from the exons ATGAGATTgtttgtggcattcacggaggtgctgaccacagtggaacaccgCTTTGGGGCTTGGGAAATAAGCACTGAgcggtgggatcacattgtgatgcaCGTCCGGGATGacgggcagcagctgcagaactttcgcatgaggaaagccacattcatgagAGTGT GTCTGTCCCAGCCAGAAGCCCCAGCCAtgggcagagccctgctgctTCAGCAGGATGCCGGAGAACAGGAGCTCCTGGCTCAGGGCCCCCCTTGGAGAGCAGGGGCTCCTGTCCCCCCTGCAGTCACCCTGAGGGTCCTGATCCTCGCCCTGCTCTGGAGGG GGTCCCTGGCCCAGCAGTCCGGATTTACCCTGACGGTGCCGCAGTCGGTGTCGGTGCAGGAGGGTCTCTGCGTTCTCGTCCCCTGCACCTTCACGTACCCAGCCTCGTACGACACTAAGAATTCCTCAGCCCGGCTCTACAGATACTGGTACAAGGATCCAGCCGATGTGGGCCGGAATCCGCCTGCGGCCAGCAGTGACCCCCGCCGGGGGGTGTCGCAGGAGACCCAGGGCCGGTTCCAGCTGGCGGAGAATCCAGCGCGCGGCGACTGCTCCCTGCAAATCAGCGACGCCCGACGGATGGATGTGGGGAGATATTTCCTTAGAGTCGAAGGAGACTTTAGCTACAATTACATCTCCACTACCGATCGCACTGACCTTACGCTCACGATCTCGGTGCCAG GGCTGACAGAGGAGCCAGAGATCCAGATATCGCCGGCGCGGGGGCTGCCAGGGACGCTGCTGGCCGGGGAGCCAGTGACTGTGTCCTGCACGGCCCCTGGGCGCTGCTCCGGGCCCCCTCCCCGAGTCACCTGGACGGGGCCGTTCAGCGACACAGCCCAGAACGTCTCAGCCCAGCTGGTGAACGGCACCTGGGCCCACAGCTCCGCGCTCAACTTCACGCCTGGCCTGGGGGACCACAGCAAAGAGCTCGTCTGCAACGTCACCTACAGGCCACCACGGGGACCTTCCACCCGCAGAACCGTCCGGCTCCACGTCGTCT gccccagcccgacCCAGAACGTCTACACAGACCTCGGAGGAAACGTCCGCCCTGCAACCAGAGAcccgcagcccgagcccagcGAGCCCGACCCAACGGACCCAGGCT ACCCGCCTGGGCCCCTCAACATCACCGGGACCCTGACCAGGAACGGACGCCCCG TGCCAGAGGCGTGGGGAGCTGAGGGCGACGTCGTGTCTCTGGAGACCCAGGAGGGCGACTCCCTGAGCCTGAGCTGTGAGGCTGGGAGCAGACCCGAGGCCACCCTGAGCTGGGCCAAGGGGAACGAGTCCCTGAGCCCcggccagggaggggccgggcaccTGGAGCTGCTGAATCTCAGCCCAGGGGACGCTGGGGAGTATCGGTGCTGGGCCAAGAATTCCTACGGGTCGGCCAGCCGGGCCCTGCGTGTGCACGTGCAGA atcccAGCACCCTGGTGGCGAACGGGTCACAGCTCACAGCCCGGGAGGGCGACTCCCTGCGGTTCCTCTGCTCCGTcgccagcagccccccagctgtgctgggctgggtgagggggggccgaGCCGTCGAGGGTACCCGCCCCACGGGGGAGAATCAGCTGTGGCTGGAGCTGCCCAACGTGACGGCTGAGGACGGGGGGCTGTACGGGTGCTGGGCCCAGAACAAGGAGAGCTCTGCCCAGGGGACGTTCCAGCTGCTCGTCGAGT ACAGCCCTCGGCCGGGGACCGGGCTGAACTTGTCCTGCCAGCGCCAGGGGCCCAGCATTagctgcagctgctccctgcgctcccagcccccgccccggctcCAGTGGCAGGTGGATGGGGAGCCCCTGGCTGGAAACGACTCACGGGGGGCCTTGCAGGTCAGCTCATGGGCCCAGGGGGATGAGGCCATCAGCACCCTGAGCTGGATGGGAATTGGGGATGGGGGCTCTCAGATCTTCTGCTTCGGTTCCAACTCCCACGGGACCTTCGCTGCCCTGCACTTTGAACTCAGCCCTTTGCAGAGAG GTGCAGAGGAGCCTGGCAAGCTGCTGGGCCTCGGGGTGGCCTGTGGGCTGGGGGTCGCCGTCGGCTTCTTCCTTCTCGGGCTCTGTGTGATCAA GctgcggggccgggagccagAGCCCCCCAGCGCCGAGGCCGGGGAGACGGCTAACGGGAGCCAGGCCAAGCACATGGCCAACGACACCAGCCTGATCTACATTAACGTCCCCACCATCCCCATG GATCACAAGACTCCAGCCAAAGGTGTCCAGgacggggctgcagcagcccaggcCCCGCTAGGCCCCGGGGAGCCGGACGAGCTGCACTACGCTGCCATTGACTTCTCCAAGCTGCAGCACAAAGCGGGGGAGCCCCGAGAGGCCCTGGCCACAGAATATTCCACGATCCGGTGGAAATAG